A stretch of Candidatus Eisenbacteria bacterium DNA encodes these proteins:
- a CDS encoding GDP-mannose 4,6-dehydratase yields the protein MRPMMVLGGAGFVGHHLVPRLLEEGREVVVLDNLSRGSIERFGPHLGDPRLHVVRGDVTDAVLLRTVVADVRPAVVFHLAAIHFIPYCVAHPSEALVVNVVGTQLVLDALAAVPDARLVFASSADVYAPSAAPHAETDPIATSNVYGASKRFCEELFAIERAKDSARRILTARLFNVFGPGETNPHVLPDILESLRRGGTLRLGNLEPRRDYVHARDVADALARLATYAGPETVFNVGTGVGTSVRELVATLSEVLGRSLRVEQDPARVRPIERMHLVADAGRARRELGWTARMTLREGLRDLVQRELAAVA from the coding sequence ATGAGGCCGATGATGGTGTTGGGTGGGGCGGGGTTCGTGGGGCATCATCTGGTGCCGCGGCTGCTCGAAGAGGGGCGCGAGGTCGTCGTGCTCGACAACCTGTCGCGCGGCTCGATCGAGCGGTTCGGCCCGCACCTGGGCGATCCGCGCCTGCACGTGGTGCGAGGCGACGTGACCGACGCCGTGCTCCTGCGCACCGTGGTCGCCGACGTCAGGCCCGCCGTCGTCTTCCACCTGGCGGCGATCCACTTCATTCCGTACTGCGTCGCGCATCCGAGCGAGGCGCTGGTCGTGAACGTGGTCGGCACCCAGCTCGTGCTCGACGCGCTCGCGGCGGTGCCCGACGCGCGGCTCGTGTTCGCGTCGAGCGCCGACGTCTATGCGCCGTCGGCGGCGCCGCACGCCGAGACCGACCCGATCGCGACCTCGAACGTCTACGGCGCCTCGAAGCGCTTCTGCGAGGAGCTCTTCGCCATCGAGCGTGCGAAGGATTCCGCGCGGCGCATCCTCACGGCGCGGCTCTTCAACGTGTTCGGTCCGGGCGAGACGAATCCGCACGTGCTGCCGGACATCCTGGAGTCGCTCCGGCGCGGCGGCACGCTGCGGCTCGGCAACCTCGAGCCGCGACGCGACTACGTCCACGCCCGTGACGTGGCGGACGCCCTCGCGCGCCTGGCGACCTACGCCGGGCCGGAGACCGTCTTCAACGTCGGCACCGGCGTCGGCACCTCGGTGCGCGAGCTGGTCGCGACCCTGTCCGAGGTGCTCGGGCGATCGCTGCGCGTCGAGCAGGACCCCGCGCGCGTACGGCCGATCGAGCGCATGCACCTCGTCGCCGATGCGGGACGGGCGCGGCGCGAGCTCGGATGGACGGCGCGCATGACGCTGCGCGAGGGGCTGCGCGACCTCGTGCAGCGGGAGCTCGCCGCGGTCGCGTGA
- a CDS encoding glycosyltransferase family 4 protein: MGARLLFVVPNVPYPLATGGHLRDWQILNLLARRGVRPALLYFGAGEAYPLAADAPVHALASSVAFGGARVEEPDGSLWATIARKLSYATGAGTTHPFAYQYDAMSAHETILAEAARVGAQAVVVRAFWCHHAPRLRAEGLQVVANCPDSNIRLAREMVRSVASPAAKLGPLCNQVAVRRLEREYLGRADEVWVPTASERAEIAALGGSARLVTVPNLVDVDACPNLAATAPEPDTLLFVANFGYAPNANAAGRLLRRVFPAIRNRRPRARLLLVGGGMSPALRRLAAATDGVEATGFVADLTPVYRRAALVLLPVREGAGMLFKTIEALAYGKATVGFPEAYRGIDADPESAFLTAGRDADLALAASRLLEDDAARRMLGEGARAFAAARLSWDYGVRCLDESLVARLGG, translated from the coding sequence ATGGGAGCACGTCTCCTCTTCGTCGTTCCGAACGTGCCGTATCCGCTCGCGACGGGCGGGCATCTTCGGGACTGGCAGATCCTCAACCTGCTCGCGCGGCGCGGCGTCCGCCCCGCGCTGCTCTACTTCGGGGCGGGCGAGGCGTATCCGCTGGCCGCCGACGCACCCGTGCACGCGCTCGCGTCGAGCGTCGCCTTCGGCGGCGCCCGCGTCGAGGAGCCGGACGGGAGCCTGTGGGCGACGATCGCGCGCAAGCTCTCGTACGCGACCGGCGCGGGCACGACGCATCCGTTCGCATACCAGTACGACGCCATGAGCGCGCACGAGACGATCCTCGCCGAGGCGGCGCGCGTCGGCGCCCAGGCCGTCGTCGTACGGGCCTTCTGGTGCCACCACGCGCCGCGCCTTCGGGCGGAGGGGTTGCAGGTCGTCGCCAACTGTCCCGATTCCAACATCCGCCTCGCGCGCGAGATGGTGCGGTCCGTCGCGAGCCCGGCGGCGAAGCTGGGCCCGCTCTGCAACCAGGTCGCGGTCCGGCGGCTCGAGCGCGAGTACCTCGGGCGCGCCGACGAGGTGTGGGTGCCGACGGCGAGCGAGCGCGCCGAGATCGCCGCGCTCGGCGGGTCCGCGCGGCTGGTCACGGTGCCGAATCTGGTCGACGTCGACGCCTGCCCGAACCTGGCGGCGACCGCGCCCGAGCCCGACACGCTCCTGTTCGTCGCGAACTTCGGGTACGCGCCCAACGCCAACGCGGCGGGGCGCCTCCTTCGCCGCGTGTTTCCGGCCATTCGAAACCGGCGGCCGCGCGCGCGCCTGCTCCTGGTCGGGGGCGGCATGTCGCCCGCGCTGCGCCGCCTGGCGGCGGCGACCGACGGCGTCGAGGCCACCGGGTTCGTCGCGGATCTGACGCCCGTCTATCGCCGGGCCGCGCTCGTGCTGCTGCCGGTCCGCGAGGGCGCCGGGATGCTCTTCAAGACGATCGAGGCCCTCGCGTACGGGAAGGCGACGGTGGGCTTCCCGGAGGCGTACCGAGGCATCGACGCCGACCCCGAGTCGGCGTTTCTGACAGCCGGCCGCGACGCCGATCTGGCGCTCGCGGCGAGCCGACTGCTTGAAGATGACGCCGCGCGCCGGATGCTGGGAGAGGGAGCCCGAGCGTTCGCCGCCGCCCGTCTGTCCTGGGACTACGGCGTGCGCTGTCTCGACGAATCGCTCGTGGCCCGATTGGGCGGATGA